A genomic region of Antennarius striatus isolate MH-2024 chromosome 4, ASM4005453v1, whole genome shotgun sequence contains the following coding sequences:
- the znf592 gene encoding zinc finger protein 592: MGDMKTPDFDDLLAAFDIPDATGLDAKEPIHGGQEETEGQLKHAGICLHDSLLSNQTVTTPDIPAVSVIVKNTSRQESLEGCGQTLQNGFKGPETTPHTVETTNSSFSKSFVTSLNGESSGELLGKAPIQHKRDVTPTFSQSLSHFSPISSPESEDALRSKDENHPKETPSFPETSALVEPSISDNQNNLSMFDDCPTAADHQLRPSAADHLQNSQAGTVRIEEPTDNKSDKTPSTRLALPPPSVNHNFIETNCDSGTSKDSPAPYSLVKSQTTKLSSCLDALVALNARKDPRESSAVHNDCVKASPNVPISPRSPSSPFEAVIRLTKPSDSPVSIYSDSSGKGSPAVTSGSPLAIPRVRIKTIKTMSGQIKRTVTSVLPDSETDEFHSACETSPSPIMISEDSHTDMSPHQSQSAAVGGIRAKGNTAGSSSKALHKKTVANSRRSNLTKSATGFHKTGKRSAVHHGQRPKRASTTAGHTANTSFLPKAMHLASLNLVPHSVAASVAARSTSHQKSQHTLSSTVYSTVPLVHQVKNAKPHPYISTPTAAAGTLNRLLNNANPVPTYVPNLNPPPDSNLNLPPRGYCCLECGDSFGVERSLAYHYSRRSVHIEVGCTHCAKTMVFFNKCALLAHAREHKSSGMVMQCTQLHMKPIAEEQMFAPLCTEPMKAESYPSSSPSSRNQPVLPLYPDNVIHHRHRCLECNKQLPDNKALAGHYQRSSEDMEGLICYVCSMLLPNKCSFSAHERIHAHKSPYCCPECGALSRSADIQKHVKENCLHYARKAWYKCLHCDVVFKTLQGQKAHIEEKHCDIFYKCTICPVAFKTADSCEVHLKNKHNANEISPQSIFKCSCEAMFKKKQLLFEHFHQNANKRVTSVFKCPECNSVFPQKYLLMQHFKGVHIGNMTAETENSSIHKDNADTGWHLDAHSIHQKSRYPVIHKHNARQKAEQDRRPNVKPAGWTCGECLQWFPVRESFVSHLKTTHRKPVKKYPCRHCEQFFKSTTSLRRHIRNDHDGKKKIYTCWYCTDVKMIFTTSVMLKNHISLMHGIKNPDLGQMPKTAVQDTKKNLEKGLVSDASALATKEEEGDRTFRVDAFSATGLKTKFRCSKCGFITVDGAQFQKHIPQHKTDVNTPQCLHCGLCFTSPLSLNRHLFIVHKIKEEEETKVREMEQETPPADTDEMNDSLLGLYQSEPAPGEQPANLHSNKTANCNSKLDTPPQTQAVPLW, translated from the exons ATGGGTGACATGAAAACCCCAGATTTTGATGATCTCCTGGCTGCCTTTGACATCCCCGATGCCACGGGGTTGGATGCCAAAGAGCCCATCCATGGGGGTCAAGAGGAGACGGAGGGTCAGCTGAAACACGCAGGGATATGCCTACATGATAGCTTACTGAGTAACCAAACTGTCACAACACCAGATATTCCAGCAGTGAGTGTAATCGTGAAAAACACAAGTCGCCAGGAATCATTGGAAGGCTGTGGACAAACATTACAAAATGGATTTAAGGGACCAGAGACCACACCGCATACTGTTGAGACAACTAACTCCAGCTTTTCTAAATCATTTGTCACCTCTTTGAATGGTGAGAGTTCAGGAGAACTGCTTGGAAAGGCACCTATCCAGCACAAACGTGATGTAACGCCAACATTTTCTCAGTCACTCTCTCATTTTAGTCCCATCTCCAGTCCTGAATCTGAAGACGCTCTGCGCTCTAAAGATGAAAATCACCCAAAAGAGACACCCAGTTTCCCAGAAACTTCAGCTCTGGTGGAACCTTCAATTTCAGACAATCAAAATAATCTCAGTATGTTTGATGACTGTCCAACAGCTGCTGACCATCAATTAAGACCATCAGCCGCTGACCATCTCCAGAACAGCCAAGCTGGAACTGTTAGAATTGAAGAGCCCACTGACAACAAATCGGATAAAACACCATCAACTCGCCTCGCACTTCCCCCACCCAGTGTTAACCACAACTTTATTGAGACGAATTGTGATTCAGGAACCTCCAAGGACAGTCCAGCTCCTTATTCACTAGTAAAATCTCAGACAACTAAATTATCTTCTTGCCTTGATGCACTGGTGGCTCTAAATGCTAGAAAAGATCCTAGAGAGTCATCAGCGGTTCATAATGACTGTGTGAAAGCAAGCCCCAATGTGCCTATATCCCCGCGAAGTCCCAGCAGTCCATTTGAAGCTGTCATAAGGCTAACCAAGCCTTCTGATAGCCCTGTAAGCATCTACAGCGATAGTAGTGGCAAAGGCTCCCCTGCAGTAACATCTGGGTCACCTCTTGCCATACCCAGAGTTAGAATTAAGACCATCAAAACTATGTCAGGGCAGATCAAGCGCACAGTCACCAGCGTACTTCCTGATTCAGAAACCGACGAATTTCATTCTGCATGTGAAACCTCACCATCCCCAATTATGATTAGTGAAGATTCCCACACTGACATGTCTCCTCATCAATCTCAAAGTGCAGCTGTTGGTGGGATACGAGCTAAAGGTAATACAGCTGGTTCTTCATCAAAGGCTTTACACAAAAAAACTGTGGCTAACTCACGGAGGTCAAACTTAACAAAGTCTGCAACAGGATTCCATAAAACTGGCAAACGTTCCGCTGTGCATCACGGACAGAGACCAAAGAGAGCGTCAACCACAGCTGGTCATACAGCCAATACAAGCTTCCTCCCCAAAGCAATGCATTTAGCTAGTCTGAATCTGGTCCCTCACAGTGTTGCTGCTTCCGTAGCAGCACGGTCCACCTCACATCAAAAAAGCCAACACACACTCTCCTCTACAGTGTACAGCACTGTCCCACTGGTGCATCAGGTTAAAAACGCCAAACCTCATCCTTACATATCCACTCCAACTGCAGCTGCAGGAACCTTAAACAGACTTTTGAACAATGCCAACCCTGTGCCTACATACGTGCCCAACCTAAACCCCCCTCCAGATAGCAACCTGAACCTTCCACCGCGTGGATACTGCTGCCTCGAGTGTGGGGATTCCTTTGGGGTGGAGAGGAGTCTTGCATATCATTACAGCAGGAGGAGTGTTCACATCGAAGTAGGATGCACACACTGTGCAAAGACGATGGTGTTCTTCAACAAGTGTGCATTGCTGGCACATGCACGAGAGCACAAGAGCAGCGGTATGGTGATGCAGTGCACACAGCTCCATATGAAACCAATAGCAGAAGAACAAATGTTCGCACCCCTTTGTACAGAACCTATGAAAGCAGAGTCTTACccctcatcatcaccttcatctaGAAACCAGCCTGTGCTGCCCCTGTATCCAGACAACGTCATTCATCATAGGCACCGTTGTCTGGAGTGCAACAAACAGTTACCTGACAACAAAGCACTGGCAGGTCATTACCAGAGGTCCTCAGAAGATATGGAAGGGTTG atttgtTATGTGTGCTCCATGCTGTTACCCAACAAGTGCAGCTTCAGCGCTCATGAACGCATTCATGCTCATAAGTCGCCTTACTGCTGTCCTGAGTGTGGCGCTTTGAGTCGCTCGGCAGACATACAAAAGCATGTCAAGGAAAACTGTCTTCACTACGCTCGCAAGGCCTGGTACAA ATGTCTCCACTGTGACGTGGTTTTCAAGACCCTTCAAGGACAAAAGGCTCACATCGAAGAAAAACACTGTGACATCTTTTACAAGTGCACCATCTGTCCTGTTGCCTTCAAGACTGCTGACAGCTGtgaagtgcatttaaaaaataaacacaatgctAACGAAATATCCCCTCA GTCCATCTTTAAGTGTTCATGTGAAGCAATGTTCAAGAAAAAACAGCTTCTGTTTGAGCATTTCCATCAAAATGCCAACAAGCGTGTTACATCCGTGTTCAAGTGCCCGGAATGTAACTCTGTCTTTCCACAGAAGTATCTGTTAATGCAGCACTTTAAG GGTGTTCATATAGGAAACAtgacagcagagacagagaaCAGCAGTATACACAAAGACAATGCTGACACAGGATGGCACCTGGATGCTCATTCCATCCATCAGAAGAGTCGCTATCCtgtcatacacaaacacaatgcaaGACAAAAGGCGGAGCAGGACAGAAGACCCAATGTGAAACCCGCAGGCTGGACGTGTGGCGAGTGTCTGCAGTGGTTTCCTGTACGAGAATCCTTTGTGTCTCACTTGAAGACCACTCACAGAAAG CCAGTCAAGAAGTATCCATGTCGACATTGTGAGCAGTTTTTCAAGTCTACAACCAGTCTGAGACGACATATTCGCAATGACcatgatggaaaaaagaaaatatatactTGTTG GTATTGCACAGATGTTAAGATGATATTCACAACAAGTGTAATGTTGAAGAACCACATCAGTCTAATGCATGGAATTAAAAATCCTGATCTTGGCCAAATGCCCAAAACAGCTGTCCAGGATACAAAAAAGAATTTGGAGAAG GGCCTTGTATCAGATGCCTCTGCTCTGGCcacaaaggaagaggagggggatcGCACTTTCCGTGTTGATGCTTTTTCAGCAACAGGTCTCAAAACTAAATTCCGTTGTTCTAAGTGTGGTTTCATCACAGTTGACGGTGCACAGTTCCAGAAGCACATACCACAGCATAAAACTGATGTAAACACTCCTCAGTGCCTTCACTGTGGCCTGTGTTTCACGTCACCACTGTCACTCAACAGACATCTTTTCATTGTTCACAAAatcaaagaagaggaggagacaaagGTTAGGGAGATGGAGCAGGAAACTCCACCAGCAGATACCGATGAA
- the slc28a1 gene encoding sodium/nucleoside cotransporter 1: protein MTENNVTQLEVITSGKRNGVVNEGFEIEEDITAENATKGLGSYFSLVTKPINATEDYIKAHSKTFKYVVLGILGAGYVAYFIAACVLDFQRATALVVLTCLAIFAKSFELLTEYRGESISRCFRPAIKCFKSNLKWIKWVFIVIVLALFVTWLSVDTSKRPEQLVSFGGVCMFVVLVFLLSAHRTMISWRPVFWGIGLQFCIGIFIIRTQPGLIAFEWLGKQVQTFLDYTKEGSSFVFGDLITGIFAFQALPIVVFFSSVMSVLYFLGIMQWLILKISWVMQITMGTSPTETLSVAGNIFVGQTEAPLLIRPYLKDMTKSEIHAVLTGGFATIAGSVMGAFISFGIDAASLISASVMAAPCALAISKLSYPETEESPFKSKGNIKVACGDERNILEAASSGASASIGLVANIAANLIAFLAILGFINSALSWLGGMVGYPAITFQLICSYVFMPVAFMMGVPYDESFTVAELIGTKLFLNEFVAYEQLSEMKSNRLNGLDEIINGERQWISVRSEIITTYALCGFANFSSLGIVIGGLSSICPSRRADVSSLVLRAMLTGTCVSLVNACVAGILFVPPLDCVNFFSTSDFNATNENVQTCCKDLLENTVINETISFEGLWSTVTNATLYFSKCCQCCGLSAVDLC, encoded by the exons ATGA CAGAAAACAACGTTACCCAGCTTGAAGTCATAACCAGCGGCAAAAGAAATGGTGTGGTGAATGAGGGTTTTGAAATAGAG GAGGACATCACTGCTGAAAATGCTACAAAGGGACTGGGATCATATTTCAG CCTTGTGACCAAGCCAATTAATGCCACAGAGGATTACATTAAGGCTCACTCAAAAACCTTCAAATACGTAGTGCTGGGCATACTCGGAGCAG GTTATGTGGCCTATTTCATTGCAGCCTGTGTATTGGATTTCCAGAGGGCCACTGCTCTTGTGGTCCTTACCTGTTTGGCTATTTTTGCTAAATCATTTGAACTTTTGACGGAGTACAGGGGCGAGAGCATCAGTCGGTGTTTCAGACCTGCCATTAAATGTTTCAAATCTAACTTGAAATGGATAAAATG ggtgtTTATTGTCATTGTGTTGGCCCTGTTCGTGACATGGCTCAGTGTAGACACTTCGAAGCGTCCTGAGCAGCTTGTTTCTTTTGGAGGTGTATGCATGTTTGTCGTGcttgtgtttcttctgtcagcACACAGGACAATG ATATCATGGAGGCCTGTGTTTTGGGGTATTGGATTACAGTTCTGTATTGGCATTTTTATTATAAGAACCCAACCTGGACTCATAGCATTCGAATGGCTTGGAAAACAAGTGCAG ACTTTCCTTGACTATACCAAAGAAGGGTCATCGTTTGTTTTTGGGGATCTGATTACGGGCATTTTTGCCTTTCAA GCATTGCCCATTGTGGTTTTTTTCAGCAGTGTGATGTCTGTCCTTTATTTTTTGGGAATAATGCAGTGGCTCATTCtaaag ATTTCATGGGTTATGCAGATAACAATGGGTACGTCTCCGACCGAGACCTTGAGTGTTGCAGGCAACATCTTTGTAGGACAG ACAGAGGCTCCGCTGCTGATCAGGCCCTATTTGAAGGACATGACTAAGTCTGAGATACACGCCGTTTTGACTGGTGGATTTGCAACAATTGCAGGCAGTGTAATGGGGGCATTCATCTCATTTGGG ATTGATGCAGCCTCTTTGATATCGGCATCAGTTATGGCTGCTCCCTGTGCTTTGGCCATCTCCAAGCTTTCTTACCCAGAGACAGAGGAGAGTCCCTTCAAGTCAAAGGGCAATATTAAAGTGGCGTGTGG AGATGAACGGAACATTCTGGAGGCAGCTAGCAGCGGAGCTTCTGCTTCAATTGGTCTTGTTGCGAACATTGCAGCAAATTTGATAGCCTTTCTTGCCATCCTTGGGTTCATAAATTCGGCTTTGAGTTGGCTTGGCGGTATGGTGGGATATCCTGCAATCACATTTCAG CTGATTTGCTCATACGTGTTCATGCCAGTGGCTTTTATGATGGGTGTACCATATGATGAAAGTTTTACTGTGGCTGAACTAATTGGCACAAAACTATTCCTCAATGAGTTTGTGGCTTATGAACAATTATCTGAAATGAAGAGCAACAGACTGAACGGACTTGATGAAATCATCAATGGTGAAAGACAGTGGATATCA GTCCGATCAGAAATAATCACCACTTATGCTCTGTGTGGGTTTGCCAACTTCAGCTCACTTGGTATTGTGATTGGAGGCCTTT CCTCTATATGCCCATCGAGAAGAGCTGACGTATCGTCTCTTGTGCTGAGAGCCATGCTCACTGGGACTTGTGTATCTCTTGTCAATGCTTGTGTTGCAG GGATCCTCTTCGTTCCTCCACTTGACTGTGTGAACTTTTTCAGTACATCTGATTTCAATGccacaaatgaaaatgtgcagACCTGCTGCAAGGACCTCTTAGAAAA CACTGTAATCAATGAGACCATCTCATTTGAAGGATTGTGGAGCACAGTAACAAATGCCACcctgtatttttctaaatgctgTCAGTGCTGTGGTCTTTCTGCAGTGGACCTTTGTTAG